The Fusobacterium necrophorum subsp. necrophorum genome includes the window GCAGCTTTCTTCTAAGGTCAAAGTATACCGGTCTTTGATTGATTTTCTGGAAGTCAAAGAGAATATCAGTGTCGCTGAGGTACTATGGTTTGTCGAAGAGTTGGTTAACAGCCCTTGTGAAAGAAAAGATTTTGCCCGCTTGTTTCATTATTGTTTGTTGCAAGATCGATATCAGGGGAAGATAGAAGAAAAGTTATTGCTTTCGAAAATGTTAAATTTTCCAATAAATAATAAAGTCTTGTTTGCGAATTTATTTTTAAAATAAAAAAAACTTGCATTAAACAGGAAAATGGTGTATACTACAAAGGTATCGGTCGCATAGCTCAGTTGGGAGAGCATCTGCCTTACAAGCAGAGGGTCATAGGTTCGAGTCCTATTGCGACCACCATATAATGGGGGTGTAGCTCAGTTTGGTTAGAGCGCCTGCCTGTCACGCAGGAGGTCGCGAGTTCGAGCCTCGTCACTCCCGCCATGATGCCCAGATAGCTCAGTCGGTAGAGCAGGGGACTGAAAATCCCCGTGTCGGTGGTTCGATTCCGCCTCTGGGCACCACTTTATATCATAGTGGCGACGTCGCCAAGCGGTAAGGCAGAGGTCTGCAAAATCTCCATCACCAGTTCAAATCTGGTCGTCGCCTCCATTTTCGTAGTGAGAACTTTATTTTATTTGGAAAGAGTAAGATAGAGTTTTTTTGTTTTTTGGAAGAAAGAGCTGGATGAAAAGAGAATAAGATCTAAAAAATAGGAGGAAAGTATGAAATTAGTATTGGTAAGACATGGACAGAGCGAATGGAATTTGCAAAATCGTTTTACAGGCTGGGTGGATGTAGATCTGTCGGAGATGGGAATTCGAGAAGCAAAAGATGCCGGAAAAGCTTTATTATCTCAGAAGATCAATTTAGACCTTTGTTTTACTTCTTATCAAAAAAGGGCGATTAAAACCTTGCAATATATTTTGGAAGAATTGGATATGCTCTATTTACCGGTGTTGAAAACTTGGAAATTAAACGAAAGACACTATGGAGCTTTGCAAGGTTTGAATAAGGCGGAAACTGCAAAAAAATATGGAGAAGAGCAGGTACATATTTGGAGACGAAGCTTTGATATTCAGCCTCCTGCCATGGACAAGGAAGATGAAAGATCTGCAAGAAAGGATCCAAAATACAAAGAGTTAAAGGATAGCGAAATTCCTTTGGCAGAAAGTTTGAAGGATACGATTGCAAGGGTGCTTCCTTATTGGAATGAGAATATTTCTCCCGAAATCCGAAAAGGAAAAAATATTTTAATCGTTGCTCATGGAAACAGCCTGCGAGCTTTGGTGAAACATTTATTGGAAATTAGTGATGAAAAAATTATGGAGCTGAATTTGCCAACAGGAAAGCCTTTGGTTTTTGAAATCACAGAAGAGTTAAAAATTACAGCAGTACCGAAGTTTTTTGAGGAATAACACCCTATAGTTTAGGAAAGGAAGGAAAAATGGCTAGATATGTGTTTGGTCCGGTTCCCTCAAGAAGATTGGGAATTTCTTTGGGAATGGACATTGTAATTCCGAAGAGTTGTAATTTGAATTGTGTTTTTTGTGAATGCGGTCCCACGAAAGATTGGACAGTAGAAAGAAAACATTTCATTTCTTTTGAGGACTTTAAACAGGAGCTGGAAGAGGCACTTCAACAGGTGAAGCCCGATTATGTTACCTTTTCCGGAAGCGGAGAGCCGACATTGAGCTTGGATTTGGGAAAGATTATCCGCTATATTAAGCAGCATTATTCCGTAAAAATAGCGGTGATTACCAACTCTTTACTATTGTATCGGGAAGATGTGTTGGAAGAGATTCAAGAGGCGGATCTCCTTATGCCGAGTTTGCATACCGTGAAACAAGAGGTTTTTGACAAAATAGGAAGAGCCTATCCAGGATACCGAATAGAACTGTTGCTGGAAGGATTGCGAAAATTATCTTCGCGATTT containing:
- the gpmA gene encoding 2,3-diphosphoglycerate-dependent phosphoglycerate mutase — protein: MKLVLVRHGQSEWNLQNRFTGWVDVDLSEMGIREAKDAGKALLSQKINLDLCFTSYQKRAIKTLQYILEELDMLYLPVLKTWKLNERHYGALQGLNKAETAKKYGEEQVHIWRRSFDIQPPAMDKEDERSARKDPKYKELKDSEIPLAESLKDTIARVLPYWNENISPEIRKGKNILIVAHGNSLRALVKHLLEISDEKIMELNLPTGKPLVFEITEELKITAVPKFFEE
- a CDS encoding radical SAM protein, whose amino-acid sequence is MARYVFGPVPSRRLGISLGMDIVIPKSCNLNCVFCECGPTKDWTVERKHFISFEDFKQELEEALQQVKPDYVTFSGSGEPTLSLDLGKIIRYIKQHYSVKIAVITNSLLLYREDVLEEIQEADLLMPSLHTVKQEVFDKIGRAYPGYRIELLLEGLRKLSSRFQGEIDLELFLIEGINTSLEDLKEYADFVKTLSYRKLQLNSLDRLGTEAWVKPVTYPRLLEIKKYLEEQGVRSVEIIETFTTRKKIEENEDRLKAMQERRKYSEEEIKSLYK